In Gemmatimonadaceae bacterium, a single genomic region encodes these proteins:
- a CDS encoding sigma-54 dependent transcriptional regulator encodes MKVLLTLQDVEPAVRVNALLEREGVDTALVSPLDDIRAALRREKPDIIVFSGELSDPATLAILREQLWNGAAAVGLADVADPVQLERLRALGFVDLFAKPVNPEEVVGALRRILERRRLQQLTGLIGESDRMREVMVQVEQMAPVSSTVLIEGESGTGKELVARAIRVLSNRRNKPFIAVNVGALPETLLESELFGHEKGAFTGAAERRLGRFELADSGTLFLDEIGEIPSATQVKLLRVLEEREFMRVGGTQPIRVDVRVIAATNQPLRELVEDGRFRADLFYRLNVLRIYLPPLRERPEDIPILVRRFIQDYSTQHDRAFRGISAEAMQLLAGYPWPGNVRELRNLIESMVVLAPDHEIQPGDLPRHIREGGTARLLPVHVGPVVRGQEGAAGRELEFILRSLLELKLQVEELRRRMDDDRGPLRDGWIGEARVTSAPEGHAVGAGNGSSSGGNGPTIGAIHPLDQAPPPNVVTITPGTTMADIERAAIEAALKETRGNRRRAAEMLGIGERTLYRKIKEYRMPEEEYQLD; translated from the coding sequence ATGAAAGTTTTGCTCACGTTGCAGGACGTCGAACCCGCCGTTCGCGTCAACGCGCTGCTCGAGCGCGAGGGCGTCGATACCGCGCTCGTGTCGCCGCTCGACGACATTCGCGCGGCGCTCAGGCGCGAGAAGCCGGACATCATCGTCTTCAGCGGTGAGCTGAGCGATCCCGCGACGCTCGCGATCCTCCGCGAGCAATTGTGGAATGGCGCGGCGGCGGTTGGTTTGGCCGACGTCGCCGACCCCGTGCAGCTCGAGCGGCTCCGCGCACTCGGCTTCGTCGATCTGTTCGCGAAGCCGGTGAACCCTGAAGAAGTCGTTGGCGCGCTTCGGCGCATTCTCGAGCGCCGGCGGCTGCAGCAGCTCACCGGCTTGATCGGCGAGAGCGACCGCATGCGCGAAGTCATGGTGCAGGTCGAGCAGATGGCGCCGGTCTCGAGCACCGTGTTGATCGAGGGCGAGAGCGGTACCGGCAAGGAGCTCGTCGCGCGCGCGATTCGCGTGCTGAGCAATCGCCGCAACAAGCCGTTCATCGCGGTGAATGTCGGCGCACTGCCCGAGACCTTGCTCGAGAGCGAGTTGTTCGGTCACGAGAAGGGTGCGTTCACCGGCGCCGCGGAGCGTCGATTGGGGCGCTTCGAGCTGGCGGACAGCGGAACGTTGTTTCTCGACGAGATCGGCGAGATTCCGAGCGCGACCCAGGTGAAGCTCCTTCGCGTGCTCGAGGAGCGCGAGTTCATGCGCGTCGGCGGCACGCAGCCGATTCGCGTGGATGTGCGGGTGATCGCGGCGACGAATCAGCCGCTTCGCGAGCTCGTGGAGGATGGCCGCTTCCGCGCGGATTTGTTTTATCGGTTGAACGTGCTTCGCATTTATCTGCCGCCGCTGCGCGAGCGCCCCGAGGACATTCCGATTCTCGTGCGACGGTTCATTCAGGATTATTCGACGCAGCACGATCGAGCGTTCCGCGGAATTTCGGCGGAGGCGATGCAACTGCTCGCCGGCTATCCGTGGCCGGGCAATGTGCGGGAGCTGCGCAATCTCATCGAGAGCATGGTCGTGCTCGCTCCCGATCACGAGATTCAGCCCGGCGATCTTCCGCGACACATCCGGGAAGGCGGGACCGCTCGGCTGCTGCCGGTGCATGTGGGTCCGGTCGTGCGCGGGCAGGAAGGTGCGGCGGGTCGCGAGCTCGAGTTCATCTTGCGGAGCTTGCTCGAGCTCAAGCTCCAGGTGGAGGAGTTGCGGCGTCGCATGGATGACGATCGCGGCCCGTTGCGCGATGGATGGATCGGCGAGGCGCGAGTGACGTCGGCTCCGGAGGGGCACGCCGTCGGCGCCGGGAATGGTTCGAGCTCGGGCGGGAACGGTCCGACCATCGGCGCGATTCATCCGCTCGATCAGGCGCCGCCGCCGAACGTCGTCACGATTACGCCGGGTACGACGATGGCGGACATCGAGCGCGCGGCGATCGAGGCGGCGCTCAAGGAGACGCGCGGCAACCGCCGTCGCGCCGCGGAGATGCTTGGGATTGGTGAGCGAACGTTGTATCGCAAGATCAAGGAATACCGGATGCCCGAGGAGGAGTATCAGCTTGATTAG